A single region of the Thermoanaerobacterium aotearoense genome encodes:
- a CDS encoding response regulator has protein sequence MIEVMIVEDDPLVMEINSKFLKRIEGFILYKAVSNLNDAKKFILIKKPDLILLDVYLPKENGIDLLKWIRRQELDIDIILITADKTIERVQEAFRYGVVDYLIKPFSFERFKESLIQFKDRYNQFNENNIIEQEELDKFISSSTTYQSDFPKGLNKYTYRAILNEIEKSNYRDFTVEILAEKLGIAKTTIRRYLEYMQKENKVEKFIEYGKVGRPQYKYYKL, from the coding sequence TTGATTGAAGTAATGATTGTTGAAGATGATCCTTTGGTTATGGAGATAAATTCTAAATTCTTAAAAAGAATAGAAGGATTTATTTTGTATAAAGCAGTTTCTAATCTTAATGATGCAAAAAAGTTTATATTGATTAAAAAACCAGACTTAATATTACTTGATGTATATCTTCCTAAAGAAAATGGGATTGATTTATTAAAATGGATAAGGAGACAAGAGTTAGATATAGATATTATTTTAATTACAGCTGATAAAACAATTGAAAGAGTCCAAGAAGCTTTTAGGTACGGAGTAGTGGATTATCTTATAAAGCCTTTTAGTTTTGAAAGATTTAAAGAATCACTCATTCAATTTAAAGATAGGTATAATCAATTTAATGAAAACAATATAATTGAGCAAGAGGAATTAGATAAATTTATATCTAGTTCTACTACTTATCAAAGTGATTTTCCTAAAGGGCTGAATAAATATACATATAGGGCTATATTAAATGAAATAGAAAAAAGTAATTACAGAGATTTTACAGTAGAGATTTTGGCAGAAAAATTAGGCATAGCAAAAACAACGATCAGGAGATATCTTGAATACATGCAAAAAGAAAATAAAGTAGAAAAGTTTATAGAATACGGTAAAGTTGGTAGACCTCAATATAAATATTATAAACTATAA